One genomic window of Macrobrachium rosenbergii isolate ZJJX-2024 chromosome 51, ASM4041242v1, whole genome shotgun sequence includes the following:
- the LOC136833138 gene encoding uncharacterized protein isoform X6: MDTSLVMNEQERKALMSRKLERRRKMAIEHKRRGAQRYHNGRSDLLRHGLNPLGNLQPHRSPSYKDHGNDVHHALEFLSVEDQEKISGLRKLLLRALSFPEFPQHYYEKNADVLEHLFFVFCKSMGKFLGSAPELRELQINDQRILLKPAVARAAFIFGTHQYDSEREWWPRRQFTHSCTFPRIMLSSVEKFVDDDTTMCKWRFFFQKYYYLYSDEIFMILSLMVALFDHDDSNLVGTLEIASRKRKYIHLLERYMQQYQARIPITNAMSHFLESLVDLQELGECFQKPSAEENLGSTARQKESLKFSSSLGDGVNLPLKKALNKRTASFSKESENDEVIILDDDDDDDADLNSLSETKPCIQKQILNYPVKQEYGYPEIQQSSSNHGVSSSGLIADDKIYEPVFMWPDQVSSSQKPLIPQFIPQNRLSEPQSDQNCSKQKADLFQEEVQSRSENDGDDHLSDQVTFQPLPRGTLDGDLKSNQSSEEELFKVLYKSLPPNLAELWAKKICSATKEHV, encoded by the coding sequence ATGGATACATCCCTCGTGATGAATGAGCAGGAGAGGAAGGCCCTTATGTCCCGGAAactcgagagaagaagaaaaatggccaTAGAGCATAAGCGTCGTGGTGCTCAGAGATATCACAACGGAAGATCTGATCTTCTGCGCCACGGTCTAAATCCACTCGGAAATCTACAACCCCATAGGAGTCCATCTTACAAAGATCATGGCAATGACGTTCATCATGCCTTAGAATTTCTGTCTGTGGAAGATCAAGAGAAAATATCAGGACTTCGCAAACTACTTTTGCGAGCTCTCTCGTTTCCAGAATTCCCACAACACTACTACGAGAAGAATGCTGATGTGCTTGAGCATCTCTTCTTCGTCTTTTGCAAAAGTATGGGGAAGTTTTTGGGTTCAGCCCCCGAACTCCGTGAACTGCAGATCAACGATCAGAGAATTTTGCTGAAGCCAGCAGTAGCGAGGGCTGCTTTCATTTTTGGGACTCATCAGTATGACAGTGAAAGAGAATGGTGGCCGAGGAGACAGTTTACACATTCCTGCACATTCCCAAGGATAATGCTTTCGTCCGTAGAAAAATTCGTTGATGATGACACAACCATGTGCAAATGGAggtttttctttcagaaatactACTACTTGTACAGTGATGAGATATTCATGATATTAAGCCTTATGGTAGCCCTTTTTGACCACGACGACTCAAATTTAGTTGGCACACTGGAAATAGCCAGCAGAAAGaggaaatatattcatttattagaaAGGTATATGCAGCAGTACCAAGCTCGCATCCCTATCACAAATGCAATGTCACACTTCTTAGAGTCTCTGGTAGATCTGCAAGAACTAGGAGAATGCTTCCAAAAACCCAGTGCTGAAGAGAACTTAGGATCTACTGCAAGGCAGAAAGAATCATTAAAGTTCTCAAGTTCTCTTGGCGACGGTGTGAACCTTCCTCTGAAGAAAGCATTGAACAAAAGAACAGCCTCCTTttctaaagaaagtgaaaatgatgaAGTCATTAttctagatgatgatgatgatgatgatgcagatCTGAACTCACTATCTGAGACAAAACCTTGCATCCAAAAGCAAATCTTGAACTACCCAGTAAAGCAAGAGTATGGATACCCTGAAATACAACAGTCATCATCTAACCATGGAGTAAGTTCCTCGGGACTTATAGCCGATGATAAGATATATGAACCAGTATTCATGTGGCCTGACCAagtatcatcatcacaaaaaccTTTGATACCTCAATTCATTCCACAGAACAGACTTTCTGAGCCACAAAGTGACCAGAACTGCTCTAAACAAAAAGCAGATCTATTCCAAGAGGAGGTCCAGAGCAGATCAGAGAACGACGGAGATGATCATCTTTCCGATCAGGTAACATTTCAGCCTTTACCAAGAGGTACGTTGGATGGTGACTTAAAATCCAATCAGTCTTCTGAAGAAGAACTTTTCAAAGTTTTATACAAATCACTCCCTCCAAACCTTGCAGAACTTTGGGCAAAGAAGATCTGTTCGGCAACGAAAGAGCATGTCTGA